The window TGTAATGGGACGCGGTGGTATTTACCGCGCATATGAAACAGGTAAAGGTAATATCGTAGTCCGTGCTAAGACCAACATTGAAACAGAAAAAAGCGGACGTGAACGAATCGTAGTTAGCGAATTGCCTTACTTAGTAAACAAGGCTGAACTAGTTAAGAAAATTGCGGATTTAGCTCGTGAAAAGACAATTGATGGTATTACTGGAGTTCGTGATGAATCAGACCAGACTGGTATGAGAATTACGATCGATATTCGCCGGGATGCAAGCGCAAGTGTGGTTTTGAATAATTTATTTAAAGAAACCCAAATGCAGGCTAACTTTGGTATGAATATGGTTGCCATTGTTAATGGAGCTCCACACTTCTTAACCTTGAAGCAAATGCTTGAATATTATCTTCACCATCAGGAAGATGTTATTACTCGCAGAACTAAGTTTGAATTAAAGAAGGCTGAAGCTAGAGCGCATATTTTAGCTGGATTAAGAATTGCGTTAGATCATATTGACGAAATCATTAAAATTATTCGTGGTTCACAAAACAGTGATATTGCTAAGGCGCAATTAATTCAAAACTTCGGTTTAGATGATCGTCAATCTCAAGCAATTTTAGACATGCGTCTAGTTCGTTTAACAGGCTTAGAGCGTGACAAGATTGAAGCTGAATACCAAGATTTACAGGCAAAAATTGCAGATTACAAGGATATTCTTGCTAAGCCAGAACGAATTGATGAAATTATCTACAATGAGTTGCTTGATATTCAAAAGCGTTTTGGTGACGACAGACGAACTAAAATTGCGGAAGGCGAAGCAGTTTCAATTGAAGATGAAGATTTAATTGAACAAAAAGATGTGCTTTTAACTCTAACTCACAATGGTTATATTAAACGTATGCCAGCTGATGAGTTTAAGGTTCAAAATCGTGGTGGACGCGGAATAAAGGGAATGGGAGTTCAAGATGATGACTTTATTAATCATTTGATCTTCTCAAGTACCCATGACTTTTTACTCTTCTTTACTAATTTAGGTAAAGTTTACTCAAAGAAGGCATATGAAATTCCAGAATTTGGTAGAAATGCTAAGGGATTGCCAATTGTTAACTTGCTTGAACTTGATAAGGGTGAAAAGATCCAAGCTGTAATTAACGTTCCTGAAGGAGCAGATGATAATTATCTATTCTTTGTTACTAAGATGGGAACTGTTAAGAGAACAAAAGTTAGTGAATTCCAAAACATCCGTCGTAGTGGTTTAATTGCTTTAACTCTTCGTGATGGGGATGAGCTAAATAACGTTTTAACTACTGATGGTAAACAAAATATTCTTATTGGTACACACTTAGGCTATGCAGTAACCTTCAACGAAAAAGACGTTCGTTCAATGGGGAGAACTGCAGCAGGTGTGCGCGGAATTAATTTAAGAGACAACGATTACGTAGTTGGATCTGATATTTTGGAACCTGGTTCAGAAGTATTAGTAATTTCTGAAAAGGGATACGGAAAACGTACAGCAGCTTCTGAATATCCAGTTAAAGGTCGTGGCGGTAAAGGTATTAAGACAGCTAATATTACTGAAAAGAACGGGCCTTTGGCAGGTGTAACGGTAGTTAATGGTGATGAAGATATCATGTTAATCACTAGTGCTGGTGTTATGATTCGGTTTGACGTTGATGATGTTTCTCAAACAGGAAGAGCTACTCTAGGTGTACGTTTAATCAAGGTTGATGATGACTCTCAAGTTGCAAGTATTACTGCAGTACCTAAAGCTAGTGAAGAAGACGAAGAACCAGTAGAAGAAAATTAATAAAAAAAAATTACCAAATTTTTTGCGTAATAATAATTGAGTACTGAAACTCAGGATCACGTGAAAAAACATTTGGTAATTTTTTGTTTCTGTGATAAAATCAAGCATTGTGAGTAATATTATTCATTACTCCTTGTTCTTGATTTTAACAAGAACCATTTAGTCCAAGAGGAGGTGCAATTATTATGGCAAAAACTAAGTACGAAGTTACTTACATCATCAAGCCTGATATTGACGAAGATTCAAAGAAAGCATTGATCGATCGTTTCGATAAAGTTGTTACTGACAACGGTGCTGAAGAACTTGAATCTAAAGATTGGGGTAAGAGACGTTTCGCATACGAAATTGAAAAATACCGTGAAGGTACTTATCACATTATGACTTTCGTTGCAGAAAACTCTGAACCAGTTGATGAATTTGGTCGTCTTTCTCGTATTGATAACCAAGTTTTACGTTCAATGACTGTAAAATTAGACAAGTAATTTGTTTTCGTGAATTAGGAAGGGGACAAAAGTATGATTAATAATGTTGTACTTGTTGGCCGTTTAACACGTGATCCTGATTTACGTACAACCGGGAGTGGAATCTCAGTTGCTACGTTTACTCTAGCTGTTGACCGTCAATACACCAATAGTCAAGGTGAACGTGGTGCTGATTTCGTCAGCTGTGTAATTTGGCGTAAAGCTGCAGAGAACTTTGCTAACTTTACTTCAAAGGGTTCGTTAGTTGGTATTCAAGGCCGGATTCAAACTAGAACGTACGATGATAAAGATGGTAAGAGAGTTTACGTGACTGAAGTCATCGTGGATAACTTCTCTTTACTAGAATCACGTCGAGATCGTGAGAATCGTCAGACCAATGGTGGTAATTTTGCTCCACAAGGAGGAAATGCCCCAAGTACTAATAACTTTGGTGGATCTAGTGCTCCAAGCACTAATAATGCTCCTGCTGGTGGAGAAAGCAATAAACCGCAAGATCCATTTGCAGATTCAGGTAGCACCATCGATATCTCAGATGATGATCTCCCATTTTAATTTTAATTAGAAAGGATCTTTGATATGGCTCAACAAAGAAGAGGTGGCCGTCGTCGTCGTAAGGTTGACTTTATTGCAGCTAACCACATTGACTACATCGACTACAAGGATGTTGATTTGTTGAAACGTTTTATCTCTGAAAGAGGTAAGATCTTACCACGTCGTGTCACTGGCACTAGCGCAAAGAATCAACGTAAGTTGACTGTTGCTATTAAGAGAGCTCGCGTTATGGGCTTATTGCCATTTGTCGCAGAAGACTAATAACAGATCAAAAATAATAAAAAGAGTAGCATATGCTACTCTTTTTATTTTATTTTTTGCGGTATCATAAAAGAAGTAAACGGAGGGATTGTCATGATTATTAAGCAAAAACTAGCCGGAAACATTGAGTTTGACTACAAATGGTACGATATTTATAACTGTGACGATCATGATATTAGATTGTTGAAGGATGATTTTGATCTAACTTCAGAAATTATCTCTTATATCACCGACCTTCATGAACGTCCCCACTTTGATCATGACTATATTACCAACAGTGATTTGCTAGTTTACGATGTTCCTGTTTGGCCAACGGCTGATGCGGACCATTTTACAACTTTGCCAATTAAGTTTTTAATGGTCGATCATACACTTTTTACCGTACATTCTCCTGATACAACTTATATGATTGAGGAATTTAGACAGAAGCCAGACGAACATATTCATAGTGAAAAAGAATTAATCTTTGCTATTCTTTTTGCGGTTACGAAGTATTTCCAAAGAGCATTAAGCCAGCTAAATAGTCAACGCCTAGTTTTGGATAATAACTTAAGTGAAAGAATTCATAATAAAGACTTGCAAGAATTGTCTCAAGTTGAAAAAAGTTTGGTTTATTTATCTAGTTCAATTAGAACTAATCTAATGATGCTTGAGAGCTTGAAAAACAAAAAATCTGGTCTTCATATGAATGCTTCTGAAGAAGAAATGTGTGATGATATCATCATTGAAGTTCAGCAGTCCTCGCAAATGATTAAGATTTATAGCGAAGTGACTGAGGAAATATCTAAAACTTCAAATAATATTTTGAATAATAACTTGAACAATACGATGCAGTTTTTGACGGTGTGGTCTCTTTTACTAACGATTCCAACTATTGTAACTGGATTCTTTGGGATGAACGTTGATTTGCCGATTTTTCATAATCCATTCGATTGGGTAATAATAACTGTAGGTTCGATTATTGTAATGGCAATACTGCTTTGGTATTTACGTCGACATAATATGCTTTAATGCTTGCTTAGCTTAGATGATAAGCAAGCATTTTTTGATGTATAATATACACTGATGCAGTATATTATTTTTCATGATATTAATGCTATAAACAGGAAGGAATTTCAATGAAAGGCTTTTTACGCAAATTAGAATTGCCTGAATTTGTTAAAGATACACGTTTAACAGCATCATTAATCATTGTCTTAGTTTTATCCTTATTGGGAGCTATTATTGGGATGCTAATCAGTCCGCTTTTTGGGCTGGCAATGGTGCTGTTGTTTATCTTGACAGTTATTTTCGTAATATATGGAATTTATGTTCTGGCTGGAAATACGAATAATTATGCTGCTAATCTTTCATACCGCATAAAGCGTGGAGAACAAGAGGCTATGATTAAGATGCCACTTGGGATTATGCTTTATGATAAGGATCGACAGATTCAATGGATCAATCCTTATTTGCAAATGTATCTACATGGGAAAGACATTATTGGCTCTTCTATCTCCTCAGTAGATAAAGAACTAGCTAAATATGTTGACGACGCTATTAAGTCTGATAGTAATCAAAATAAAATTATTAAATGGGGCGACCGAAAATTTGAAATGGTTGTCCAAGATGATTTAGGCGTTGTTTATTTACTTGATATTACGCGCTATGCAAATATTGAGGAAAAATATAAGCAAGAGAGATTAGCAATTGGCTTAATATTTATCGATAATTATGATGAATTAAGTCAATCAATGAGTGACCAGAACTTAACAAATATGAGTTCATACGTCCAGAATGCTCTCAGCAATTATGCTGGTCAATTTAATTCATACCTTAAACGAATTGATGAAGACCACTTTATTTTATTAACGCACATGCATGACTTGGCTAAGATGGAAGATGATAAGTTTTCTATCTTAGATAAGGTTAGAACTGAATCAAGCCGTAAGAATATGCCGTTAACTTTATCAATTGGAATTGCGTTTGGGTCTGAAAGCTTAAATGAAATTGCAGACCAAGCTCAATCCAATTTAGATTTAGCTTTAGGACGTGGAGGTGATCAAGTTGTTGTAAAACAATCAGGTCATGAAGCTCGCTTTTACGGTGGAAAGTCTAATCCAATGGAAAAGCGTACGCGGGTAAGAGCTCGAATGGTATCGCAGGCTTTGGTAGAATTATTTAAAGGCGTTGATCACGTCTTTGTTCAAGGACACCGAAATCCTGATTTGGATGCGATTGGTTCAGCAATTGGAATTGTTAAAATCGCTAGAATTCATGGTGTGAAGGCTAGTGTTGTTTTGGATGTTGACCATGTTAACTATGATGTAGGACGTTTAATTGCTAAAATGCAGGCTGCTGGCATTGATAAAGATGTATTTATTTCTCCTAAAGATGCTCTTGAAGCAGCAACTGATGAATCACTTTTAGTTTTAACCGATCACTCTAAATACAGCATTACTTATGATCCTGAACTTTATGATCGTTTGAAGAATCGCTTGATCATTATTGATCACCACCGTCGCGGCGAAGAATTTCCTGAAAACCCAATGCTTGTGTACATTGAGCCATACGCATCTTCAACTTGTGAGCTTGTAACTGAAATGATTGAGTATCAGCCACAAGGAGGAGAGGGAGTCTTGACTGATTTAGAAGCATCAGCTATGCTAGCAGGAATTACAGTTGACTCTAAGGAATTCTCGCTCAGGACAGGAACTAGAACTTTTGACGCAGCAAGTTATTTACGGTCAATTGGAGCGGATACTCAAGTTGTATCTGAACTTTTGAAAGAAAATATTGATAATTACTTGCAAAGAAGTCATTTAGTTTCTACGATTGACATGATTGAACCAGATATGGCTCTATTAATGGGAGAAGATAATAAGATCTATGATCCCATTATTACTGCTCAAGCCGCAGATACTGCCTTATCGCTTGAACATGTAGATGCTAGTTTCGCACTTACTAGACGAACAAAAGACGCAATTGGTATCTCAGCGCGTTCAATGGGAAACGTGAATGTTCAAGTAATTATGGAAAAATTAGGCGGTGGTGGCCACTTATCTAATGCTGCAACGCAGATTAAAGGCGTAACAGTTGAAGAAGCTAAGGATAAGTTGCTTGCTGCAATTAATGAATATCTTGAAGAAAATGAATAGGAGTGAAATTCATGAAAGTTATTTTTATTAAAGACATGAAGGGTAAAGGTAAGCGCGGAGAAGTTAAGAATGTACCTGATGGCTATGCTCAAAACTTTTTAATTAAAAATGGCTATGCTAAAGAAGCTACTAGCTCTAACTTAAATACCTTGAAGCGCGTTCAAAAGGCCGAAAAAGATGCCTATGAAGCAGAAAAAGCAGCAGCTGAAGATATTAAAAAGAAACTTGAAGATGACAAGACAATTGTGAACTTTAAGTCTAAAGCTGGTACTGATTCACGTTTATTTGGTTCCATTTCAGGTAAGAAAATTGTTGAAGGACTTGAAAAGCAATACGGTATTAAGGTCGATAAGCGTAAATTAGAGCTTCCAGAGCCAATTAAATCCTTAGGATACACAAATGTCCCTGTTAAGTTATTTAAAGGCGTAGAAGCAGTAATTCGCGTTCACATTACGGAGCAAGACTAATAATGGATAATGTTGTTTCTCAACAAATTCCCCATGATAGTGAAGCAGAAAAGGCGGTCCTAGGGGCCGTTTTTTTAGATCCAGAAGCAATTATTGATGCTTCTGATGTATTGCAACCTGACGATTTTTATGAACATGCAAATAGAATCGTTTTTCAAGCAATGCTTAATATTTCGGATCGTGAGGAAGTAATTGACCCGGTTACTCTACAAGATGAGTTAAAGAAAAATAATCAGGTAGATGATATTGGCGGAATTTCATATGTTACAGAACTGTCTATGGCAACTCCAACAGCAGCTCACGTTACTTATTACGCTAAAATTGTAAAGCGCAAAGCTATTCTTAGAAACTTAATTTCTACTAGTCAAAGAATCATTCAGAATGCTATTGAAGGTTCTGATGATGTAACAGATATTTTAGATGACGCTGAAAGTCAAATAATGGGCGTCTCACAGAATAATGCAAGTGGTGGGTTTAAGTCTATTCATGATGTATTAAACACGACTATGGAGGAAATTAACTCTATTCCAGATGATGGGAATACAGTTACAGGACTTCCATCGGGATTTTCTGAATTAGATAAGATGACGACTGGATTCCATGATGATGAATTGATTATTCTAGCTGCTCGTCCTGGTGTTGGTAAGACGGCTTTTGCCTTAAACGTGGCTCAATTTGTTGGTCTAAAGACTGACAAGACTGTTGCAATGTTTTCACTAGAAATGGGAGCTGAACAGTTAGTTCAAAGAATGCTAGCTTCAGAAGGGTTAATTGACTCACAGCACCTTAGAACCGGTCAATTAACTGATGAAGAATGGCGTAAATTAGTTGTTGCAGCTGGATCACTAGATAATACAAGTATCTATATTGATGACACCCCCGGAATTAAAATGAGTGAAATTCGAGCTAAGGCACGTAGGTTAGCTAAAGAAAAAGGAAATTTAGGTTTAATCGTAATTGACTACCTGCAGCTAATTGAAGGACCACGGAGTGAATCACGTCAGCAAGAAGTTTCGGCAATTTCACGACAATTGAAAAAATTAGCCAAAGAATTGCATATTCCAGTTATTGCTCTGTCGCAGTTATCTCGTTCAGTTGAGCAGCGACAAGACAAGCGGCCTGTTTTGTCTGATATTCGTGAATCTGGATCAATTGAGCAGGATGCCGATATTGTTGCCTTTCTTTATCGTGATGATTATTACCGTGATGAACGAGAAGAAGATGACGAAGGCGAAGTGGAAGCTGAAGAAGATAATGGTGAAGTAGAAGTAATCATTGAGAAAAACCGTTCTGGTACGCGTGGAACAGTTAAACTGATGTTCTCAAAACCATATAACCGTTTTTCAAATCTTGACTATACTCATAATGAAGCTTAAGAAAATAATTTGTAAGCGTTTCATTAATTAGCTATACTATAAGAGTTAAAAGTCTATCTTTTTAAAAAACTAATTAAATGAGAAGGTGTAAGTTGAATGGTAGAAAATAAATATGTAGGTAGTATTGAAGCTGGTGGAACAAAGTTTATCTTGGCAGTTCAAGATACAGAAAGTGGCGAAATTGTTGCAAAGAAACGAATTCCGACAACCGACGCGAAGGAAACTTTAGCAAAAAGCGTTGAATTTTTTAAAGAGCATCCAGTAGCTGCTTTAGGAATCGGGACCTTTGGACCAATTGATATCAATCCAAATTCCAGAACATTTGGTTACATCTTGGATACACCTAAACGTGGTTGGTCAGGAACAAATGTTAAGGGTACTTTTGAAAAAGAACTTGGCATTCCAGTAGTAATGACGACTGATGTTAACGCTTCTTGTTATGGTGAATATATTGCACGTGGTAAAGATGATTCAAAGACTTACTTCTATGTAACAATTGGAACAGGAATTGGTGCTGGTGCAGTTCAAGCTGGTAAGTTTATTGGATTAAACAATCACCCAGAAATGGGACATATGCTCGTAACTCCTTATCCGGGTGATGATTACACTGGAAAATGTCCATTCCACGGTAATAAGTGTGTTGAAGGAATGGCAGCTGGACCTTCACTAGAAGGAAGAACCGGTATTCCTGGTGAAAAATTACCTAGAGATCACAAAGTATTTACTTATGTATCCTACTATGTAGCACAATTATTATTTAATGCATACATGACCATGCGCCCAGATGTAATGGTTGTTGGTGGATCAGTTTTAAATGATCAAGATTTAGTGCAAGTGCGTGGATTCTTTAGAGAATTCAACAATAACTATGTAGCAACACCTGACGTTGATGAGCTAATTGTTCGTCCAGCAGTTGCAGATAATGGTTCTGCAACTTTAGGTGATTTTGAATTAGCTAAAGAAGCTTTAAAGAATAAATAATTAACATTAATTTCTAAATTAAAAAGACAGCTTCAAATTGAAGTTGTCTTTTTGCTTTGTTTCACATGAAACATGTAACTAGCTACCATCATATGAATCGTCAACAATTGGTCCTTTACTCGAGTCATTGCCTAGTGGTTTCAAGTGTTCACTGTGGCTAATGAAGGGAAGATTGATATACTGACGAGCGGTTGCTGTAATATCAGAAATTATCTCGTTAGCAATTAAACGTACGTCTGGGTCAAGAGAAAGGTAAGCATGGCTAAATTGGATTGCACCACGTATTTTATTAGTTGTTAGTTGACTAGCATCTGTAATTTTTTGCGATTCTAAAGCAGTAAAGAAGGCTAGCCAAAATGCTTCGCGTTTTTCACGTGGAATCTTTGTATTCCATGAGATGAACGTACTTCTAATAATTCTGCTTGCATTGCTTAAGCCACGTGCCATCACAAAGCTATTTCGTGCTACTTCCCAGTGTAAGGGATTGTGCTGTTTCATTAAGTGTTTCATTCTACTTTTGACTACGATAACTCGCTCTGGATGGTCAAGCATCATCCCGAAGATCGATCCTTCAGGAACATAAGTCATCATTTTTGGAATTACGCGCTGAAATTCCACCTGCTTATACATTTCCTTCATAAAACCAGGGCCATCAAAGCTATATGCTCTAATAATTCTATCTTGAAGACTAGGGGCAGCCGCATAAAGTGCGTAAGCCGCAAAATTTCCACCTTTTGAATGACCAGTAGTATAGATTTTTTTATCAGGATAAGTTTCTGCAATTTTGTCTAGATAATCGGCTGCCACATTCTGTCCAAAAATTTCTGGTTGGTAACTCATATCTACGTCTTCATTCAAGCCAACCATCGAGCCATCAGTTCCGCGATAGGCTACAAGAATAGTCTCTGGATCCAATTCAATTGTCATTGCTGTGAACTGTACTGGTGGTTTTTTTTGAGAAAGGTGCGACCAGTCTAAAAAGCGCATCTTCTTATAGCGATCACTTAAGTTGACTAATTCTGCTTCTAATTTATCTGAGTGAATTAGTGTTTTCTTTTCTATTAAACGTTTTGTAGCTGCCTCAAGCGTATGACCTTTAACACTTTGATCAAAAGGAAGATAAGCAAATGCAGCAAATAGACCAGCGTCTAAGCTATTAAATGGTTCTCGATCTAGTGTTAGGTCACCCCGCCAGCGAACATAATCAAGTATTTTACCCAAGATAAAAGTCCTTTCGTTAACGGATATAGTACTTTCATTTTAATGCTTTTTAGGATAAAGATAAAAGGGGACGCTTGCGTGTAGAAACAACCCAAAAAAGAAGAGCTGATGCTCTTCTTTTAGTTAGAATATTAGTTGAATAGTTTCAAGAGGAGAGAGGGAAGTTTGAATTGTAGCAATTTTATCTTTTACTTCAATTCTAACTGTTTCCTTCTCAATGCTATTTTTATGCTTTCTAATCAAGGTAGCTGTATTGGATGGAAGATCGTGTCCTAGATGCCACTTAATTTCTGAATAGCCATCTAAGTTAAAATTAGCTAGCCAGACAACTTTACCATTTTCTTGAATGTTTAACTTAACGTGAGGCATATTAACTAAGTAATCAATTGGCTCAACGCTAGCAAGAATTTGTTGCATTAATCCTTGTTTATAAGATGAAAATTGTGATTCCCAACCGTGTTTTGGATCTTGGTCCATTGGTAATACAATTATGTGATCATCAATAACAGCCATAAAGTTTCCGAGTTTTTGATCGATCGAATTATAGGCTGAACTCCAAATTTTAACATTACTATCTGCTTGATAGTCTAGTTGTAGATAGTTGCCTGTATGTTGGAGCATGGTAATGCGTGGATTCTTAACACCTTGAACAGTAATACCATCAGCTTGTTCGAAGGACTGATAGCCACTCTTACATGGATGCCATTTAGCGCTTTGAATATGAAGCAAGTGACCTAAGTTTCTGTCTAATAAAACTTGGATACTTTCACCGTCAAGCAGAACGGTGTTTTTAGTGATTAGATTAGTGATTTGATCATTTGAAAGGTTACGTAATAACTGACCAGCAATAGCTATAGTTTGATTTCCGATTTTAAGATTATTTTGAACAGGAAGAATAGTTGTCGCAAAACCAAAACTTGCTAATAAACTAGCCCAGTTCTTTTCATGTGGTAGCAACTCTTCTGGCTCTTTTCCTACAGT of the Lactobacillus isalae genome contains:
- the gyrA gene encoding DNA gyrase subunit A; translation: MANENQPQDHRIRNVDLTHTMRSSFLDYAMSVIVARALPDVRDGLKPVQRRILYGMHELGVTPDKQYKKSARIVGEVMGKFHPHGDSSIYLAMAHMAQDFSYRYMLVDGHGNFGSVDGDEPAAMRYTEAKMSKIAVEMLRDINKETIDWQRNYDDTENEPVVLPARIPNLLVNGASGIAVGMTTNIPPHNLAEVIRGIHMLMDNPDVTTKDLMKVIPGPDFPTGGIVMGRGGIYRAYETGKGNIVVRAKTNIETEKSGRERIVVSELPYLVNKAELVKKIADLAREKTIDGITGVRDESDQTGMRITIDIRRDASASVVLNNLFKETQMQANFGMNMVAIVNGAPHFLTLKQMLEYYLHHQEDVITRRTKFELKKAEARAHILAGLRIALDHIDEIIKIIRGSQNSDIAKAQLIQNFGLDDRQSQAILDMRLVRLTGLERDKIEAEYQDLQAKIADYKDILAKPERIDEIIYNELLDIQKRFGDDRRTKIAEGEAVSIEDEDLIEQKDVLLTLTHNGYIKRMPADEFKVQNRGGRGIKGMGVQDDDFINHLIFSSTHDFLLFFTNLGKVYSKKAYEIPEFGRNAKGLPIVNLLELDKGEKIQAVINVPEGADDNYLFFVTKMGTVKRTKVSEFQNIRRSGLIALTLRDGDELNNVLTTDGKQNILIGTHLGYAVTFNEKDVRSMGRTAAGVRGINLRDNDYVVGSDILEPGSEVLVISEKGYGKRTAASEYPVKGRGGKGIKTANITEKNGPLAGVTVVNGDEDIMLITSAGVMIRFDVDDVSQTGRATLGVRLIKVDDDSQVASITAVPKASEEDEEPVEEN
- the rpsF gene encoding 30S ribosomal protein S6, with the translated sequence MAKTKYEVTYIIKPDIDEDSKKALIDRFDKVVTDNGAEELESKDWGKRRFAYEIEKYREGTYHIMTFVAENSEPVDEFGRLSRIDNQVLRSMTVKLDK
- the ssb gene encoding single-stranded DNA-binding protein, yielding MINNVVLVGRLTRDPDLRTTGSGISVATFTLAVDRQYTNSQGERGADFVSCVIWRKAAENFANFTSKGSLVGIQGRIQTRTYDDKDGKRVYVTEVIVDNFSLLESRRDRENRQTNGGNFAPQGGNAPSTNNFGGSSAPSTNNAPAGGESNKPQDPFADSGSTIDISDDDLPF
- the rpsR gene encoding 30S ribosomal protein S18 produces the protein MAQQRRGGRRRRKVDFIAANHIDYIDYKDVDLLKRFISERGKILPRRVTGTSAKNQRKLTVAIKRARVMGLLPFVAED
- a CDS encoding magnesium transporter CorA family protein; its protein translation is MIIKQKLAGNIEFDYKWYDIYNCDDHDIRLLKDDFDLTSEIISYITDLHERPHFDHDYITNSDLLVYDVPVWPTADADHFTTLPIKFLMVDHTLFTVHSPDTTYMIEEFRQKPDEHIHSEKELIFAILFAVTKYFQRALSQLNSQRLVLDNNLSERIHNKDLQELSQVEKSLVYLSSSIRTNLMMLESLKNKKSGLHMNASEEEMCDDIIIEVQQSSQMIKIYSEVTEEISKTSNNILNNNLNNTMQFLTVWSLLLTIPTIVTGFFGMNVDLPIFHNPFDWVIITVGSIIVMAILLWYLRRHNML
- a CDS encoding DHH family phosphoesterase translates to MKGFLRKLELPEFVKDTRLTASLIIVLVLSLLGAIIGMLISPLFGLAMVLLFILTVIFVIYGIYVLAGNTNNYAANLSYRIKRGEQEAMIKMPLGIMLYDKDRQIQWINPYLQMYLHGKDIIGSSISSVDKELAKYVDDAIKSDSNQNKIIKWGDRKFEMVVQDDLGVVYLLDITRYANIEEKYKQERLAIGLIFIDNYDELSQSMSDQNLTNMSSYVQNALSNYAGQFNSYLKRIDEDHFILLTHMHDLAKMEDDKFSILDKVRTESSRKNMPLTLSIGIAFGSESLNEIADQAQSNLDLALGRGGDQVVVKQSGHEARFYGGKSNPMEKRTRVRARMVSQALVELFKGVDHVFVQGHRNPDLDAIGSAIGIVKIARIHGVKASVVLDVDHVNYDVGRLIAKMQAAGIDKDVFISPKDALEAATDESLLVLTDHSKYSITYDPELYDRLKNRLIIIDHHRRGEEFPENPMLVYIEPYASSTCELVTEMIEYQPQGGEGVLTDLEASAMLAGITVDSKEFSLRTGTRTFDAASYLRSIGADTQVVSELLKENIDNYLQRSHLVSTIDMIEPDMALLMGEDNKIYDPIITAQAADTALSLEHVDASFALTRRTKDAIGISARSMGNVNVQVIMEKLGGGGHLSNAATQIKGVTVEEAKDKLLAAINEYLEENE
- the rplI gene encoding 50S ribosomal protein L9 yields the protein MKVIFIKDMKGKGKRGEVKNVPDGYAQNFLIKNGYAKEATSSNLNTLKRVQKAEKDAYEAEKAAAEDIKKKLEDDKTIVNFKSKAGTDSRLFGSISGKKIVEGLEKQYGIKVDKRKLELPEPIKSLGYTNVPVKLFKGVEAVIRVHITEQD
- the dnaB gene encoding replicative DNA helicase — protein: MDNVVSQQIPHDSEAEKAVLGAVFLDPEAIIDASDVLQPDDFYEHANRIVFQAMLNISDREEVIDPVTLQDELKKNNQVDDIGGISYVTELSMATPTAAHVTYYAKIVKRKAILRNLISTSQRIIQNAIEGSDDVTDILDDAESQIMGVSQNNASGGFKSIHDVLNTTMEEINSIPDDGNTVTGLPSGFSELDKMTTGFHDDELIILAARPGVGKTAFALNVAQFVGLKTDKTVAMFSLEMGAEQLVQRMLASEGLIDSQHLRTGQLTDEEWRKLVVAAGSLDNTSIYIDDTPGIKMSEIRAKARRLAKEKGNLGLIVIDYLQLIEGPRSESRQQEVSAISRQLKKLAKELHIPVIALSQLSRSVEQRQDKRPVLSDIRESGSIEQDADIVAFLYRDDYYRDEREEDDEGEVEAEEDNGEVEVIIEKNRSGTRGTVKLMFSKPYNRFSNLDYTHNEA
- a CDS encoding ROK family protein; this translates as MVENKYVGSIEAGGTKFILAVQDTESGEIVAKKRIPTTDAKETLAKSVEFFKEHPVAALGIGTFGPIDINPNSRTFGYILDTPKRGWSGTNVKGTFEKELGIPVVMTTDVNASCYGEYIARGKDDSKTYFYVTIGTGIGAGAVQAGKFIGLNNHPEMGHMLVTPYPGDDYTGKCPFHGNKCVEGMAAGPSLEGRTGIPGEKLPRDHKVFTYVSYYVAQLLFNAYMTMRPDVMVVGGSVLNDQDLVQVRGFFREFNNNYVATPDVDELIVRPAVADNGSATLGDFELAKEALKNK
- a CDS encoding Mbeg1-like protein, whose protein sequence is MGKILDYVRWRGDLTLDREPFNSLDAGLFAAFAYLPFDQSVKGHTLEAATKRLIEKKTLIHSDKLEAELVNLSDRYKKMRFLDWSHLSQKKPPVQFTAMTIELDPETILVAYRGTDGSMVGLNEDVDMSYQPEIFGQNVAADYLDKIAETYPDKKIYTTGHSKGGNFAAYALYAAAPSLQDRIIRAYSFDGPGFMKEMYKQVEFQRVIPKMMTYVPEGSIFGMMLDHPERVIVVKSRMKHLMKQHNPLHWEVARNSFVMARGLSNASRIIRSTFISWNTKIPREKREAFWLAFFTALESQKITDASQLTTNKIRGAIQFSHAYLSLDPDVRLIANEIISDITATARQYINLPFISHSEHLKPLGNDSSKGPIVDDSYDGS